From the genome of Azospira restricta, one region includes:
- the waaC gene encoding lipopolysaccharide heptosyltransferase I: MRILLVKTSSLGDVIHNLPVAADLARQIPGIEIDWCVEESFADIPRLSPAVRETIPVAVRRWRKRLFSGATWREIGALRRRLAGGGYDAVLDTQGLLKSALIATLAAGRRLGHDRNSAREPLAARFYDQTFAVPRELHAVERNRRLAAAAFGYAPPPALDYGIAAPAFAAAWLPETPLAVLLTATSRDDKLWPEADWIALGRALEKRGLSPILPAGNAVERERAARIAAAIPGAVAAPPLSIRELAGVLGRARLAVGVDTGLAHLAAALQVPTVALYTATEPALTGVAGAGFARNLGGAGRPPAVGEVLATADEALSG, encoded by the coding sequence ATGCGCATCCTGCTGGTCAAAACCTCCTCGCTCGGCGACGTCATCCACAACCTGCCGGTCGCCGCCGACCTCGCCCGGCAGATCCCCGGCATCGAGATCGACTGGTGCGTCGAGGAGTCGTTCGCTGACATCCCGCGCCTGTCGCCGGCGGTCCGTGAGACGATCCCGGTCGCCGTCCGCCGCTGGCGCAAGCGGCTTTTCTCGGGCGCGACCTGGCGCGAGATCGGCGCGCTGCGCCGCCGCCTCGCCGGCGGCGGCTACGACGCGGTGCTCGACACGCAGGGCCTGCTGAAGAGCGCGCTGATCGCGACGCTGGCCGCCGGCCGCCGCCTCGGCCACGACCGCAACTCGGCGCGCGAGCCGCTCGCCGCCCGCTTCTACGACCAGACCTTCGCCGTGCCGCGCGAGCTGCACGCGGTCGAGCGCAACCGCCGGCTGGCCGCCGCCGCCTTCGGCTATGCGCCGCCGCCGGCGCTCGACTACGGCATCGCCGCGCCGGCCTTCGCCGCCGCCTGGCTGCCGGAGACGCCGCTCGCGGTGCTGCTCACCGCCACCAGCCGCGACGACAAGCTGTGGCCGGAAGCCGACTGGATCGCGCTCGGCCGGGCGCTGGAAAAACGGGGTCTGTCCCCCATTTTGCCGGCCGGCAACGCGGTCGAGCGGGAACGCGCGGCGCGCATCGCGGCGGCGATTCCCGGCGCCGTCGCCGCGCCGCCGCTGTCGATCCGCGAACTCGCCGGCGTCCTCGGCCGCGCGCGGCTGGCAGTCGGCGTCGACACCGGCCTCGCCCACCTCGCCGCGGCGCTGCAGGTGCCGACCGTCGCCCTCTACACCGCCACCGAGCCGGCGCTGACCGGCGTCGCCGGCGCCGGCTTCGCCCGCAACCTCGGCGGCGCCGGCCGGCCGCCGGCGGTCGGCGAGGTGCTCGCCACTGCCGACGAGGCGCTCTCCGGCTGA
- the waaA gene encoding lipid IV(A) 3-deoxy-D-manno-octulosonic acid transferase, translating to MMARLLYSLAFYLAQPLIWLRLLLRGRKQPEYRRHVGERYGFYPAAPQGPLLWLHAVSVGETRAAEPLIEALLAAHPRHTLLLTHMTPTGRETGRMYIDRHPGRVAQAYLPYDLPDAAARFLDRFRPEIGIFMETELWPNVIAAAKTRGIPLALVNARLSAKSQRGYRRFAALVAPAFAALDLVAAQTADDAERLASVGARAPQVTGNLKFDVTPDPAKLARGANWRAEIGGRPAWLAASTRDGEEALVLDAFVRAAVPNALLIVVPRHPQRFAEVAALVAGRGLTVKRRSLEEIPDAGTQVWLGDSMGEMASYYAAADLALIGGSLLPFGGQNLIEAAACGCPVIVGPHTFNFAQAADDAVACGAARRIAGADELAETVTALLTHPEQRVEMKEQAIAFSRAHQGATARTMALLATLTARAAR from the coding sequence CTGATGGCGCGCCTGCTCTACTCGCTCGCCTTCTACCTGGCGCAGCCGCTGATCTGGCTGCGCCTGCTGCTGCGCGGCCGCAAGCAGCCGGAGTACCGGCGGCACGTCGGCGAGCGCTACGGCTTCTATCCGGCGGCGCCGCAAGGTCCGCTGCTCTGGCTGCACGCCGTCTCGGTCGGCGAGACGCGCGCCGCCGAGCCGCTGATCGAGGCGTTGCTCGCCGCCCACCCGCGGCACACGCTGCTGCTCACGCACATGACGCCGACCGGGCGCGAGACCGGGCGGATGTACATCGACCGCCACCCGGGCCGCGTCGCCCAGGCCTACCTGCCCTACGACCTGCCGGACGCGGCGGCGCGCTTCCTCGACCGTTTCCGGCCGGAGATCGGCATCTTCATGGAAACCGAACTGTGGCCGAACGTCATCGCCGCGGCAAAGACCCGTGGCATCCCGCTGGCGCTGGTGAATGCCCGCCTGTCGGCGAAGTCGCAGCGCGGCTACCGGCGCTTCGCCGCGCTGGTGGCGCCGGCCTTCGCCGCGCTCGACCTGGTCGCCGCGCAGACCGCCGACGACGCCGAACGACTGGCGAGCGTCGGCGCGCGCGCGCCGCAGGTTACCGGCAACCTCAAGTTCGACGTGACCCCGGACCCGGCGAAGCTCGCCCGCGGCGCCAACTGGCGCGCCGAGATCGGCGGCCGGCCGGCGTGGCTGGCGGCGTCGACGCGCGACGGCGAGGAGGCGCTGGTCCTCGACGCCTTCGTCCGGGCCGCCGTGCCGAATGCGCTGCTGATCGTCGTGCCACGCCACCCGCAGCGCTTCGCCGAGGTCGCCGCACTGGTCGCCGGCCGCGGCCTCACGGTGAAGCGGCGCAGCCTGGAGGAAATTCCGGACGCCGGCACACAGGTCTGGCTGGGCGACAGCATGGGCGAGATGGCGAGCTACTACGCGGCCGCCGACCTGGCGCTGATCGGCGGCTCGCTGCTGCCCTTCGGCGGGCAGAACCTGATCGAGGCGGCGGCCTGCGGCTGCCCGGTGATCGTCGGCCCGCACACCTTCAACTTCGCGCAGGCGGCCGACGACGCGGTGGCCTGCGGCGCCGCACGGCGCATCGCCGGCGCCGACGAACTGGCGGAAACGGTGACGGCGCTGCTCACGCATCCGGAGCAGCGGGTGGAAATGAAGGAACAGGCGATCGCGTTCAGCCGCGCCCACCAGGGCGCGACCGCGCGGACGATGGCGCTGCTGGCGACGCTTACTGCGCGAGCAGCGCGTTGA